One Pochonia chlamydosporia 170 chromosome 5, whole genome shotgun sequence DNA segment encodes these proteins:
- a CDS encoding 1,3-beta-glucan synthase component GLS2 (similar to Aspergillus terreus NIH2624 XP_001212456.1), translating to MSNHPYGHSDYQGDPQYNAGSYYQDDQNYDNTGYAHGQEDVDGRAGYYDASGYYTADSSNPYHQDGGYYDGYDQHQDAYYSQHGGGHDYYYDQGGSEADFRSDRESEAFDDFSRGPYASPRAFHDSRQSGTTTPNYDMSYDHQLNAGRLSREPYPAWTDELPIPLSKEEIEDIFLDLTNKFGFQRDSMRNMYDHLMTLLDSRASRMTPNQAVLSLHADYIGGDHANYRKWYFAAHLDLDDAVGFANSKILSSRRKTKKNKKKKGSVENAQDDEYEDEDNSLEAAEFRWKTRMSRMSQHDRIRQIALYLLCWGEANQVRFMPECLCFIFKCADDYFNSPACQQIVEPVDELEFLNNVITPLYQYIRDQGYEIQNGVYVRRERDHSHVIGYDDCNQLFWYPDGIQRIVLQDKTKLIDFPVAERYLKLKEVNWKKCFFKTYKESRSWFHLLVNFNRIWIIHLTMFWFYTAYNSPSLLVGPSYQQQLNQQPASSKMLAAVSLGGGIASFIQIAATLAEWSYVPRQWSGAQHLTKRLLFLIFIFILNVAPAVKVLQFPTTVKDVDVDYIIGIVNFIIAIFTFLFFSIMPLGGLFGSYLSGGSRRYIASQTFTASWPRLKGNDMAMSVGLWLIVFGIKFGESYVFLTRSFRDVILYLSIFRPRCLGDTIVGTILCENHPYFLMGLMALTDMIFFFLDTYLWYVLANTAFSIARSFYIGSSLLTPWRNIFSRLPKRIYSKILATADMEIKYQPKILISQVWNAVIISMYREHLLSIDHVQKLLYHQVPSEQEGKRTLRAPTFFASQEDHSFKTEFFPTHSEAERRISFFAQSLSMPIPEPVPVDNMPVFTVMIPHYSEKILLSLREIIREDEPYSRVTLLEYLKQLHPHEWDCFVKDTKILADEATPGREDNEAEAVRNKIDDLPFYCIGFKSSAPEYTLRTRIWASLRSQTLYRTVSGFMNYSRAIKLLYRVESPEVVQMLQGSPNVLERELERMARRKFKIIVSMQRYSKFKKDEIENAEFLLRAYPDIQIAYLDEEPPETEGEEPRIYSALVDGHSEIMENGMRRPKFRIQLSGNPILGDGKSDNQNHSLIFYRGEYIQLIDANQDNYLEECLKIRSVLAEFEELKMSTASPYTPGVDHEDKHRAPVAILGAREYIFSENIGILGDVAAGKEQTFGTLFARTLAQIGGKLHYGHPDFLNGIFMTTRGGVSKAQKGLHLNEDIFAGMNAVIRGGRIKHCEYFQCGKGRDLGFGSILNFTTKIGTGMGEQMLSREYYYLGTQLPLDRFLSFYYAHPGFHINNMFIMLSVQLFMLCLVNFGAFRYETVACEYNSKKPQTDPLYPTGCANTDAIMDWVSRCILSIFVVFFLAFIPLVMQELTERGFWRAFTRFVKQLGSLSLFFEVFVTQIYANSIQQDLSFGGARYIGTGRGFATARIPFGVLYSRFAAPSLYFGARLLIMLLFATVTIWQAALVYFWVTLLALTISPFLFNPHQFAWDDFFIDYRDFLRWLSRGNSRHHGQSWIAFCRLSRTKITGYKRKALGEASAKMSADVPRAAITNIFFTEILSPLFQVAWTLIPYLFINAQTGVESYNNTKQGDSKYRIATSSLIRVLAIALAPIAINAGILAVMFGMACCMGPLLSMCCKKFGSVLAAIAHALAVIFMLVAVEGMYFLEGCDFARTLAGIIAVIALQRFVFKLIVSVALTREMKTDQSNVAFWTGKWYSMGWHSLSQPGREFLCKITELSMFAADFILGHWLMFIMVPIIAIPKVDKLHSMMLFWLKPSQQIRAPIYTMKQSRLRRRRVIRYAILYFVLLVVFVGLLVGPVAVRKALGDDKFKQFWGNLAIGHKADNPTSGGMILMQPNFLSNQNTNASTVTGTAADGYTFPSGYGPSSSTGAKADSTS from the exons ATGTCCAATCATCCATACGGCCATAGTGACTACCAAGGCGATCCTCAGTACAATGCCGGTTCGTATTATCAAGATGATCAGAACTATGACAACACGGGTTACGCGCACGGCCAAGAGGATGTAGACGGTAGAGCGGGATATTATGACGCATC AGGCTATTACACAGCCGACTCTAGCAATCCGTACCATCAAGATGGTGGCTACTACGATGGTTATGACCAACATCAAGATGCCTACTACTCTCaacatggtggtggccatgatTACTACTATGATCAGGGAGGAAGCGAGGCAGATTTTAGGTCGGACAGAGAATCTGAGGCCTTTGACGACTTCAGCCGTGGCCCTTATGCTTCACCTCGGGCATTTCATGACAGTCGTCAATCGGGCACAACGACTCCCAACTACGACATGTCATACGACCACCAGCTTAACGCCGGTCGACTTTCTAGAGAACCTTATCCAGCATGGACGGACGAACTGCCAATTCCACTATCCaaggaagaaattgaagacaTCTTTCTCGACCTGACAAACAAGTTCGGCTTTCAACGTGACAGCATGCGAAATATGTACGACCATCTCATGACACTTCTTGATTCACGCGCCTCCCGTATGACACCGAATCAAGCTGTCCTGTCGCTCCATGCAGACTATATTGGTGGTGATCACGCCAACTATCGAAAGTGGTATTTCGCCGCCCACTTAGACCTGGACGATGCGGTCGGCTTCGCCAATAGCAAAATCTTGAGCTCCCGACGCAAAAccaaaaagaacaaaaagaagaaaggcagcGTTGAAAACGCACAAGATGACGAATatgaagacgaagacaaCAGCCTCGAAGCCGCAGAGTTTCGCTGGAAAACGCGCATGAGCCGCATGTCCCAGCACGACCGTATTCGCCAAATTGCGCTCTACTTGTTATGCTGGGGTGAAGCAAACCAGGTCCGCTTCATGCCGGAATGTTTGTGTTTCATCTTCAAGTGCGCGGACGACTACTTCAATTCCCCGGCCTGCCAACAAATCGTGGAGCCTGTTGATGAACTGGAATTCCTGAATAACGTTATCACGCCTTTGTACCAATATATCCGCGATCAAGGCTACGAGATCCAGAACGGTGTTTATGTTCGTCGGGAGCGCGATCATAGCCATGTAATCGGATACGATGATTGCAACCAACTATTTTGGTATCCTGATGGCATTCAACGAATTGTTCTGCAGGATAAGACGAAACTAATTGACTTCCCTGTCGCGGAACGGTACCTGAAGCTAAAGGAGGTTAACTGGAAAAAGTGCTTCTTTAAAACCTATAAGGAATCGCGGTCTTGGTTCCATCTCTTGGTTAACTTTAACCGCATTTGGATCATTCATTTGACAATGTTTTGGTTCTATACGGCATATAATTCGCCTTCACTTCTTGTTGGTCCATCATATCAGCAGCAGTTAAACCAGCAGCCTGCATCTTCCAAAATGTTGGCTGCTGTATCGCTCGGTGGTGGAATTGCTTCGTTTATTCAAATCGCCGCAACATTGGCCGAATGGAGCTATGTGCCACGTCAATGGTCCGGTGCACAGCATTTAACCAAACGACTGCTGTTTCTGATTTTCATCTTTATTCTTAACGTTGCCCCTGCGGTGAAGGTGCTCCAATTCCCTACCACAGTAAAAGACGTCGACGTTGATTACATCATCGGTAttgtcaacttcatcatcgccatcttcacttttctttttttctcAATCATGCCTTTGGGTGGCCTGTTTGGCAGCTATCTCTCAGGGGGGTCGAGGAGATATATCGCCAGCCAGACTTTTACAGCAAGTTGGCCTAGGCTCAAGGGGAATGATATGGCCATGTCGGTTGGCTTATGGCTCATCGTTTTCGGCATCAAATTTGGAGAATCATACGTCTTCTTAACCCGGTCGTTTCGGGACGTCATTCTATATCTATCCATCTTTCGTCCAAGGTGTTTAGGCGACACGATAGTCGGCACGATTCTCTGTGAAAATCACCCCTACTTCTTGATGGGCTTGATGGCACTTACGGACAtgattttcttcttcctcgatACTTACCTCTGGTATGTGCTTGCGAATACTGCTTTTTCCATCGCAAGGTCATTCTACATCGGCTCTTCTCTCTTAACGCCATGGCGAAATATCTTTTCTCGCCTCCCCAAACGTATTTACTCCAAGATCCTCGCGACAGCAGATATGGAGATCAAATACCAGCCGAAGATTCTCATCTCGCAAGTGTGGAATGCCGTCATCATTTCCATGTACCGTGAGCACCTGCTATCTATCGACCACGTACAGAAACTGCTCTATCATCAAGTTCCCTCTGAGCAGGAAGGCAAGAGGACCCTTCGGGCGCCAACCTTTTTTGCCTCCCAGGAAGATCATTCATTCAAAACAGAGTTCTTCCCTACGCACAGCGAGGCAGAAAGGCGGATATCATTTTTTGCACAGTCATTGTCCATGCCCATTCCAGAGCCAGTTCCTGTCGATAACATGCCGGTGTTTACTGTCATGATTCCACACTATAGTGAGAAGATCTTGCTTTCGCTTCGAGAAATCATCCGCGAAGATGAACCATATTCACGCGTTACGCTTCTAGAATATCTCAAACAGCTCCATCCGCATGAGTGGGACTGCTTTGTTAAAGATACCAAGATTCTCGCGGACGAAGCAACTCCTGGCCGCGAGGACAACGAAGCCGAAGCGGTCCGTAACAAGATCGATGATTTGCCATTCTACTGCATTGGATTTAAGTCGTCTGCCCCCGAATACACGCTTCGGACGCGTATATGGGCTTCTCTCCGCTCCCAGACCTTGTACCGCACTGTATCGGGTTTCATGAACTACAGCCGCGCAATCAAGCTGCTGTACCGCGTTGAGAGCCCCGAGGTTGTCCAGATGCTGCAAGGAAGTCCAAATGTATTAGAGCGAGAGTTGGAACGCATGGCGCGCCGCAAGTTCAAGATTATCGTGTCAATGCAACGGTattccaagttcaagaaggacgaaaTAGAAAACGCTGAATTCTTACTCCGGGCATATCCAGACATCCAGATTGCTTACTTGGATGAGGAACCACCAGAGACAGAAGGCGAGGAGCCACGGATCTATTCTGCCCTTGTTGACGGCCATTCGGAGATCATGGAGAATGGGATGCGACGTCCAAAATTCCGGATCCAACTTTCCGGTAACCCCATTCTAGGTGACGGCAAATCCGATAACCAGAATCATTCTCTAATATTCTACCGAGGCGAATACATCCAACTCATCGACGCAAATCAGGATAACTATCTTGAAGAATGTCTCAAGATTCGAAGTGTGCTTGCAGAATTCGAGGAACTCAAGATGAGTACTGCTTCGCCTTACACACCCGGTGTCGACCATGAAGATAAGCATCGCGCACCTGTCGCTATCCTGGGAGCTAGAGAGTATATCTTTTCAGAGAACATCGGCATCCTTGGCGACGTCGCAGCAGGCAAGGAGCAGACATTCGGCACGTTATTTGCTCGTACTCTGGCACAAATTGGTGGCAAGCTTCACTACGGTCACCCTGACTTCCTTAATGGCATTTTCATGACGACCCGCGGTGGTGTGTCAAAGGCTCAAAAGGGACTCCATTTGAACGAGGATATTTTCGCAGGCATGAACGCCGTCATTCGAGGTGGCCGTATCAAGCATTGCGAGTATTTTCAATGTGGCAAGGGGCGAGACTTGGGCTTTGGATCAATCCTCAACTTTACGACTAAGATCGGTACTGGTATGGGCGAGCAGATGCTTTCGCGGGAATACTACTATCTTGGCACCCAGTTGCCCCTAGATAGGTTCCTGTCGTTCTATTATGCCCACCCCGGCTTTCACATTAACAACATGTTCATCATGTTGTCTGTACAGCTATTTATGCTCTGCTTGGTCAACTTTGGTGCGTTTCGGTACGAAACCGTTGCTTGCGAGTATAACTCCAAGAAACCCCAAACGGACCCGTTATACCCAACCGGTTGTGCGAACAccgatgccatcatggacTGGGTGTCCCGCTGCATTCTGTCCATCTTCgttgtcttcttcctggCTTTTATACCACTTGTGATGCAGGAGCTCACAGAACGCGGATTCTGGCGTGCTTTCACCCGCTTTGTCAAGCAGCTAGGATCACTATCACTCTTCTTTGAAGTCTTCGTGACCCAAATCTACGCCAATTCCATCCAACAGGATCTGTCATTTGGCGGCGCGCGATACATTGGAACTGGTCGTGGCTTTGCTACAGCCCGCATTCCCTTTGGAGTGTTGTATTCTCGATTTGCAGCACCTTCCTTGTACTTTGGTGCCCGACTGCTAATAATGTTACTTTTTGCTACCGTGACTATTTGGCAGGCGGCCTTGGTTTACTTCTGGGTTACTCTGCTTGCGCTCACCATCTCGCCCTTCTTATTCAACCCGCATCAGTTCGCTTGGGATGATTTCTTCATCGACTACCGCGATTTTCTGCGCTGGCTATCTCGGGGCAACTCTAGACACCATGGCCAGTCCTGGATTGCATTCTGTCGGCTATCACGAACTAAAATTACCGGATACAAACGCAAAGCCCTCGGCGAGGCTTCGGCCAAAATGTCAGCCGACGTTCCTCGCGCCGCTATCACAAACATCTTTTTTACGGAAATCCTCAGTCCACTCTTCCAGGTTGCGTGGACTCTCATACCGTATCTGTTTATAAATGCACAGACTGGCGTGGAGAGCTacaacaacaccaagcaagGGGACAGCAAGTACCGGATCGCGACATCGTCCCTCATCCGGGTCCTAGCGATTGCCTTGGCGCCCATTGCCATAAACGCCGGAATCCTCGCCGTGATGTTCGGCATGGCCTGTTGCATGGGTCCCCTTTTGAGTATGTGCTGCAAAAAGTTTGGCAGCGTCCTGGCTGCTATAGCACATGCTTTGGCAGTGATTTTCATGCTTGTCGCTGTTGAAGGCATGTACTTCCTAGAGGGGTGTGACTTCGCGAGGACCCTGGCTGGTATTATTGCTGTGATCGCGCTGCAGCGGTTCGTCTTTAAGCTAATTGTTTCGGTTGCTCTGACGCGAGAAATGAAGACGGATCAGTCAAACGTGGCGTTCTGGACCGGAAAGTGGTATTCTATGGGCTGGCACTCACTCTCACAGCCAGGAAGAGAATTTCTATGCAAGATCACTGAACTGAGCATGTTTGCTGCGGACTTTATCCTCGGCCATTGGCTCATGTTCATAATGGTACCGATTATTGCTATTCCCAAGGTCGATAAGCTTCATTCCATGATGCTGTTCTGGTTGAAGCCAAG TCAGCAAATCCGAGCACCAATCTACACGATGAAGCAGTCCCGGCTGAGGCGCAGACGGGTTATCCGTTATGCAATCCTTTACTTTGTGCTTCTAGTCGTTTTCGTAGGACTGCTCGTCGGGCCTGTTGCCGTGCGCAAGGCCCTCGGGGACGATAAGTTTAAACAGTTCTGGGGCAACCTGGCGATTGGCCATAAGGCTGACAATCCGACGAGCGGCGGGATGATCTTGATGCAGCCGAACTTCCTGAGCAACCAGAACACGAATGCAAGCACGGTGACGGGCACTGCGGCAGATGGGTATACTTTCCCGTCTGGCTATGGTCCGTCGTCGTCTACTGGTGCGAAGGCAGATTCTACATCTTAG
- a CDS encoding phosphate transporter protein (similar to Neofusicoccum parvum UCRNP2 XP_007587986.1) translates to MSFKRFIPKIWINPTDVGRHHEINTDKREQICGDIDAHGFDWQVWAVAGSGFFTDSYNLFATNVILPSLAFIYWNNDEDSDHETAINAITLTGSLLGMLIFGWLSDRYGRRKLYGLELIVVIFGTLGLVQSSAGYNGSMSILGWLMFWRFFVGLGIGAEYPLSAVITAEFAPRRSRARMMASVFLMQPLGQLLAYVVGLAVLLTVGKDSGLDRLTADSDRQAAATIVDRIWRYVVGVGAIPALIAIIFRLTIPESPRYTLDVDNDGARALRDTRKYYNIHRNSSSGGSGMLQYRDDDEENGGLTQVSRARLQHDVAPEDDDDSMEVEELGNGEEGDEHEKEDETLPDPFSWLELKRFFWDEGNINYLAGTSITWFLLDFAFYGLGINNPRVIAQIWSSQPVTDIQKATETPDWANPSDPGLSIYETLKQDGIRSIITVSVGSMLGSIILIKVINYVPRKAWLTWSFVAMAVLFAVVGGSYFKAANSDLHALTIVLYIFCQLLFNLGPNTLTFIIPAEIFPTRYRGTCHGISAAAGKLGSIVVQAFLPFTKITNPNSLTLGWILVGFSFAMALGALFSWAWVPEVQDARGTDMEDTRRRKSRLRAYEVPSKTLEDLATGRAGVVDERREIGFRKKGRRLLRSRRKQAAS, encoded by the exons ATGAGTTTCAAGCGTTTCATTCCAAAGATATGGATCAATCCGACAGATGTTGGAAGACATCATGAG ATAAATACCGACAAAAGGGAGCAAATATGCGGCGACATTGACGCACACGGCTTCGACTGGCAGGTCTGGGCTGTCGCTGGCTCCGGATTCTTCACCGATAGTTACAACCTTTTTGCTACCAATGTCATCTTACCGTCGCTAGCGTTTATCTATTGGAACAATGACGAAGATTCCGACCATGAAACcgccatcaatgccatcacTCTAACCGGTTCATTACTTGGCATGTTGATCTTTGGGTGGCTGTCAGATCGATATGGCAGGAGGAAGTTGTATGGCCTGGAGTTGATCGTGGTTATCTTCGGAActcttggtcttgttcaGTCTTCCGCGGGATACAATGGGTCCATGAGTATCTTGGGATGGCTTATGTTCTGGCGATTCTTCGTG GGGCTTGGAATTGGGGCTGAATATCCTCTTTCCGCAGTTATCACAGCCGAGTTCGCCCCTCGAAGATCTCGAGCACGCATGATGGCCTCGGTTTTCTTGATGCAGCCTCTTGGACAACTTCTGGCCTATGTTGTTGGATTAGCTGTCCTCCTCACTGTGGGAAAGGATTCTGGTCTCGATAGGCTTACAGCAGACTCGGATAGACAAGCGGCTGCCACAATTGTTGACCGTATATGGAGATATgtggttggagttggagcGATTCCTGCTTTGATTGCAATCATCTTCCGACTGACTATCCCAGAGTCTCCACGATACACGTTGGATGTAGACAATGATGGGGCTAGAGCATTGAGAGACACGCGGAAATACTACAATATCCATCGAAATTCGTCAAGCGGTGGTAGCGGCATGCTTCAGTACcgtgacgatgatgaagagaacGGAGGATTGACGCAAGTCTCAAGGGCCAGGCTACAGCATGATGTCGCGCcggaagacgacgacgacagcaTGGAGGTCGAAGAGTTGGGAAATGGTGAGGAAGGGGACGAGCATgagaaagaagatgagactCTCCCTGACCCATTCTCCTGGCTAGAATTGAAAAGGTTCTTCTGGGACGAAGGCAACATCAATTATCTCGCGGGAACATCAATCACTTGGTTTCTTCTCGACTTTGCCTTCTACGGCTTGGGCATCAATAATCCCCGCGTAATCGCTCAGATTTGGTCCTCACAGCCTGTGACCGACATACAGAAAGCTACAGAGACGCCAGATTGGGCGAACCCTTCCGATCCCGGTCTTTCAATCTACGAAACTTTAAAACAAGACGGAATTCGTTCCATAATCACCGTTTCAGTGGGCTCTATGCTGGGCAGTATTATCCTAATCAAGGTGATAAACTACGTCCCCCGGAAGGCATGGTTAACCTGGTCGTTTGTCGCAATGGCCGTCCTCTTCGCCGTCGTAGGCGGCTCATATTTCAAGGCCGCAAACTCTGATCTCCATGCCCTAACGATTGTTCTTTATATTTTCTGTCAACTTCTCTTCAACTTGGGGCCAAATACACTGACGTTCATCATCCCTGCGGAGATCTTCCCTACTCGTTATCGCGGAACATGCCATGGGATATCTGCCGCCGCCGGGAAGCTGGGCAGTATTGTCGTGCAGGCTTTTCTGCCTTTCACGAAAATCACCAACCCTAACTCCCTAACTCTTGGTTGGATATTGGTAGGATTTTCGTTTGCAATGGCTCTCGGAGCTTTGTTCTCATGGGCCTGGGTGCCTGAGGTTCAGGATGCGAGAGGaacagacatggaggataCAAGGCGTCGGAAATCGAGACTTAGGGCGTACGAAGTGCCGAGTAAGACACTCGAGGATTTGGCTACGGGTAGGGCGGGCGTGGTCGATGAACGTCGTGAGATTGGATTCAGAAAGAAGGGCAGAAGGCTTCTCAGGTCCAGGAGAAAGCAGGCCGCATCATAA